In a single window of the Terriglobus roseus genome:
- a CDS encoding ATP-binding protein has product MRIVEDSAGRRTAVPCVCRAQRRTRRVLNLARIPRRYEHCTLDSFEPNFGEGSHRSLSTALKNARKFVDGYPLMNDGSGLLLTGAIGVGKTHLAVGILQALVDERGATGLFYDYRELLKQVQNSYNPRVAATELEVLAPVFDAEVLVLDEIGASKPTDWVWDTVAHILNTRYNDKRTTIITTNYANLPPLGMAVGDENQRPARALREETLGDRIGERMRSRLQEMCIVVEMQGEDFRQKVKKASFS; this is encoded by the coding sequence ATGCGCATAGTCGAGGATTCTGCGGGGCGTCGAACAGCAGTTCCGTGCGTCTGCCGGGCTCAGCGACGCACGCGACGGGTGCTTAATCTTGCTCGCATTCCGCGACGGTATGAACACTGCACGCTCGACTCCTTTGAACCGAATTTCGGCGAAGGGTCGCACCGTTCGCTTAGTACAGCTCTGAAGAACGCCCGCAAGTTTGTTGATGGCTATCCGCTGATGAACGACGGCAGCGGCCTGCTGCTGACCGGAGCGATCGGGGTCGGCAAGACGCACCTTGCTGTCGGCATCCTGCAGGCCTTAGTCGATGAGCGTGGTGCGACGGGGTTGTTCTACGACTATCGGGAGCTCCTGAAGCAGGTGCAGAACAGCTATAACCCGCGTGTTGCCGCGACAGAACTGGAAGTGCTGGCGCCGGTGTTCGACGCGGAGGTTCTCGTGCTGGATGAGATTGGTGCCTCCAAACCCACGGACTGGGTTTGGGATACGGTCGCGCACATCTTAAACACGCGCTATAACGACAAGCGGACCACTATCATCACCACGAACTACGCCAATCTGCCGCCTCTGGGGATGGCAGTCGGTGATGAGAATCAACGACCAGCCCGCGCCCTCCGTGAGGAAACCCTGGGCGACCGGATCGGCGAACGCATGCGCTCCCGGTTGCAGGAGATGTGCATTGTGGTCGAGATGCAAGGGGAAGACTTCCGCCAGAAGGTCAAGAAGGCTTCCTTCTCGTAG
- a CDS encoding DUF2393 family protein: MTADGNQTPFLTPEPERTVSTQTWIIAAVAVLLIVAVAIVATLRRTPVNSGAPLQPDVYAASLPITGITMSEATNGAGGKATYVDGTVTNTGTKTLTDAQVQVTFATSDGSAPHLETVPVALVRTRIPYVDLQSISVDPIKPGDHRDFRLIFESVPANWNVQPPSILIVHTELQ; encoded by the coding sequence ATGACAGCCGACGGCAACCAGACCCCCTTTCTTACCCCGGAACCGGAGCGAACTGTCTCCACGCAGACGTGGATCATTGCGGCCGTCGCGGTGTTGCTGATCGTTGCAGTGGCCATCGTGGCAACGCTACGCCGGACGCCCGTGAACTCTGGCGCTCCGCTGCAACCGGACGTGTACGCAGCCAGCCTGCCGATCACGGGAATCACCATGTCCGAAGCCACGAACGGCGCTGGCGGCAAGGCGACGTATGTCGACGGTACGGTCACGAATACGGGCACCAAAACCCTGACGGACGCGCAGGTGCAGGTCACGTTTGCGACCTCCGACGGAAGCGCGCCACATCTTGAGACAGTCCCGGTGGCGCTGGTTCGAACCCGCATTCCGTACGTTGATCTACAGTCGATCTCAGTTGACCCCATCAAGCCGGGCGACCATCGCGACTTCCGGTTGATCTTTGAATCGGTGCCAGCGAACTGGAACGTTCAGCCGCCTTCGATCCTGATAGTTCATACCGAGCTGCAGTAG
- a CDS encoding OmpA family protein, producing MNKQNIFTKTATYGVSALLLTGALAIPAHAQAAADQTQTTTAPAAKQDATDNGSYATGTPLQMQSKEGFWGHMNPLARKKWVKRQMDPVKDRVNELDQLQAKNANDIRDVDSRATAGIKKANDAALMADAHATEAGNRADAANSTATAASTRTDALHGTVTNLDQYSAVTSTPVAFPKGRTTLGTKAKADLDDVATKLSSEKGYIIEVQGYSRAGVGTSTAMADSVVRYLVTEHQVPIYKIYRSGMGKASAKSTPEGEKTLANGVRVTLLHNSLATMDGGSTVSSTTPSSHNVAVSSTTGGSLQ from the coding sequence ATGAATAAGCAGAATATCTTTACCAAGACCGCAACCTACGGAGTTTCGGCCCTGCTGTTGACTGGTGCCCTGGCCATCCCTGCGCATGCGCAAGCCGCTGCCGATCAGACTCAGACCACCACGGCCCCCGCTGCAAAGCAGGACGCGACCGACAATGGTTCTTACGCAACTGGCACCCCGCTCCAGATGCAGTCGAAGGAAGGATTCTGGGGTCACATGAACCCCTTGGCGCGCAAGAAGTGGGTAAAGCGCCAGATGGATCCCGTGAAGGATCGCGTCAACGAGCTGGATCAGCTACAGGCGAAGAATGCTAATGATATTCGCGACGTCGATTCGCGCGCTACCGCCGGTATCAAGAAGGCGAACGATGCTGCGCTGATGGCTGACGCACACGCAACGGAAGCCGGAAATCGTGCCGATGCCGCGAACAGCACCGCGACCGCCGCAAGCACGCGGACGGACGCTTTGCACGGAACCGTGACCAACCTGGATCAGTACTCCGCAGTGACCAGCACACCGGTTGCGTTCCCCAAAGGCCGCACCACTCTGGGCACCAAGGCGAAGGCTGATTTGGATGACGTAGCGACGAAGTTGAGCAGCGAAAAGGGCTACATCATCGAAGTCCAGGGCTACAGCCGTGCTGGTGTAGGAACATCGACCGCGATGGCCGACTCTGTAGTTCGCTACCTTGTGACCGAGCACCAGGTGCCGATCTACAAGATCTATCGTTCTGGCATGGGTAAGGCGAGCGCCAAGTCCACACCGGAAGGCGAGAAGACTCTTGCAAACGGCGTCCGCGTGACACTGCTCCACAACAGCCTCGCAACCATGGACGGCGGCTCCACCGTGTCGAGCACCACACCGTCGAGCCACAACGTTGCAGTAAGCTCCACCACCGGTGGATCGCTGCAGTAA
- a CDS encoding DUF4230 domain-containing protein, with protein sequence MAINQTPDEERARQYEVARQQRMTYKEKPRSRAGAILIGLLLFFALGTAGAVWLLRQAGTDGAAGRIAGFLMSGRESFNTSAPDVVNQIQRLNRLETVSYSVDTVVEGKRTNAVLPDLLFGDRLLLVVHGQVVAGVDLSKLKPESVQVSGRSVTIELPASQIFTTKIDSTKTKVFARTTGLLVQADPNLESDTRSTAETQILQAATADGILDTARSNARGSMESLLRGLGFETVTVR encoded by the coding sequence ATGGCCATTAATCAGACTCCCGACGAAGAACGCGCACGCCAGTATGAGGTCGCGCGTCAGCAGCGCATGACCTACAAAGAAAAACCGCGTAGCCGTGCGGGCGCCATACTCATTGGACTGCTCCTTTTCTTCGCACTCGGTACCGCCGGCGCGGTGTGGCTTCTTCGCCAAGCTGGAACGGACGGCGCAGCCGGCAGGATCGCCGGCTTCCTCATGAGTGGCCGCGAAAGTTTTAACACCAGCGCACCCGATGTGGTGAACCAGATCCAGCGCCTGAACCGGCTCGAGACGGTCAGCTACTCCGTAGACACCGTCGTTGAGGGCAAGCGTACGAATGCTGTGCTGCCAGATCTGCTCTTCGGCGACCGCCTGCTGCTGGTGGTTCATGGCCAGGTCGTCGCCGGTGTCGATCTCTCCAAGCTGAAGCCCGAATCGGTTCAGGTGAGCGGTCGCTCCGTCACGATTGAATTGCCTGCCTCGCAGATCTTCACCACGAAGATCGACAGCACAAAGACAAAGGTTTTCGCGCGAACGACAGGGCTGCTCGTGCAGGCTGATCCGAACCTCGAATCCGACACGCGCTCCACCGCTGAAACACAGATTCTGCAGGCCGCCACAGCAGACGGCATCCTCGACACTGCTCGAAGCAATGCTCGCGGCAGCATGGAAAGCCTGCTGCGTGGTCTTGGGTTTGAGACGGTGACGGTTCGGTAG